GGCGGCCACGACAACAGCGCGGTCGGGATCTTCCAGGGCGACATGGAGGTCGGCCCGATCTGTTCGACCTGCTACGCCCGCGCCCAGGAACAGGAGAACATCGACTCCGCGGAGATCAAGTCGGTCTGGGCGAGCGCGCCGTTCCCGACGACCGCGTTCTGTTACCGGTACAACCTGGTGCCCGAACTCCAGGAGGGGATCATGAACGCCTTCCTCGACTACGACTACCAGGACACGGGTATCGCCGACGAGTTCGAGGATCGAGGGACCTGGGTCGAGATCGACTACGCGACCCACTGGCACGACATCCTCGTCAACCACGAGGTCAACGGCGTCGAGTACGACGACGATGAGATAGAGTAATAGCACACCTCCCCGACCCACAACCAATGCTTGTCGTCGAAGACCTGCGGAAGACGTACGACACCGGCGACGAGGCGCTGAAAGGCGTCTCGATGGAGGTGACCGGCAACGAGGTCGTCTCGATCATCGGCCCCAGCGGCGCGGGAAAGAGTACGTTCATCCGGTGTATCAACCGGCTGACCGAGCCGACCGGCGGGCGCGTGATCCTCGACGACACCGAGATCACGGCGCTCTCGAAGAAGGAGCTCCGGAAGGCCAGACGCGACATGGGGATGATCTTCCAGGAGTACGCCCTCGTCGAGCGGCTGACGGTGATGGAGAACGTCCTCTCCGGGCGGCTCGGCTACACGAGCAGTTTCGACGCGTTCAGACGAAAGTTCGCCGGCGAGGACGTCAGCCGTGCGCGGGCGACGCTCGACCGCGTCGGCCTCGCCGGGATGGAGGACAAGCGTGCAGACGAGCTCTCCGGGGGCCAGCGCCAGCGCGTCGGCATCGCCCGCGCGGTGATCCAGCGCCCGAAGATCCTGCTCGTCGACGAGCCGACGTCGAGTCTCGACCCCGAGAGTTCGCGTGCGGTGATGGACCTGCTGACCGAGGTCGCCGCCGACGAGGACATCCCCGTGCTGATCAACATCCACGAGGTCGACCTCGCCGTCGAGTACGCCGATCGGATACACGGACTCGCCGACGGCCGAAAGGTGTTCGAGGGGACGCCCGACGAGCTCGACGACCGTGCGCTCGACACGGTCTACCGGGGCGAGAAGCCAGCGGAGTCGGGCGACGCCGAGAGCCGGACCGAGACGGAGGAGCGAGGGGCGACCGAGGAGAAGGCGCGCCGGGGCGCCCACTAGATGGCCGACGCCTCCCCCGACCCGATCGCGGACGGGATGGGCTACAGCGGCGAGTGGTCCCGGCCGACCGTCTTCTACAACACGACGGTGAAGTGGCTGGTCTACCTCGCGCTGGTGCTGTTCGTCCTCGGCAACATCTGGGCGGTCCGGATCTCGTTCGACCGGCTCCTGCTCGGGATCGACAACGCCTCTATCCTCGTCTCGAGCATGCTGCCGCCCTATTTCGGGGCGTCGATCTACTCCCACGGGATCGTCGTCAACGACGACGCGATGCGGATCTGGAACGGGATGGTCGAGACCGTCGCGATGTCGTTCGTCGCGACGGCCGTCGGCGTCGTGATCAGCATCCCGATCGCCGTGATGGCCGCCGAGAACCTCGTCCCGCGGCCGGTCTACTACGTCGGCCGCGGGATCCTCTCGATATCGCGTGCCTTCCACGAGCTCGTCGTCGCGATCATCGTCGTCGTCGGCTTCGGCTTCGGGGCGCTCGCCGGCGTGATCGCGCTGGTGTTCGCGACGCCGGGGTTCCTCTCGAAGCTACTCGCCGAGGACCTAGAGGACATCAACGAGACACAGGTCGACGCGATCCGCGCGACCGGCGCGAACCGGCTCCAGGTGCTCGCCTACGGCGTGCTCCCGCAGGTCGTCCCCCGGATCGTCGGGCTGACGATCTACCGCTGGGACATCAACGTTCGGGCGGCGACGATCCTGGGTGTGGTCGGTGCGGGCGGCATCGGGAACGTGCTCATCCGGTCGTTCGACCGTTACGACTACGCCTACAGCGCGGCGATCATCCTCGCGATCATCGCGGTCGTGATGGTCGGCGAGGTGCTGAGCGCGCTCGCCCGCAGGAGGCTCCAGTGATGGCGGGCGAGTACTCCGCCTCCTGGCAGCGCCACGACCCGGTCAGACGGATCGCCCGCTTCGCCGCGCTGCTCGGGGCGCTCGTCGTCGTCGTCGCCTCTTGGAGCGCGCTCAACGTCCGCTACGACTACGTCGCGACCGCCCCCCGGGAGATGCGCAACATCTTCGTCCGGATGTACCCCCCGGACGCCGCCTACACGGGCGAGATCGTCTGGCCGCTGATCCACACGGTGAACATCGCGGTCATCGGGACGATGTTCGCCGTCCTGATGGCGCTGCCGATCGCCTACATCGGCGCTGACAACACCACGCCGAACAGGATCACCTACGCGCTGGGGAAGTTCCTCATCGTCGCCAGCCGGTCGGTCCACGTCATCATCTGGGCGCTGATCTTCGTCGTCGTCTTCGGCACCGGCACGCTCGCGGGCATCTTCGCCGTCGCCTTCCGGTCGATCGGCTTCGTCGCGAAGCTGCTCGCCGAGGAGATCGAGGAGATCGATCCGAGCTCCGTCGAGGCGATCCGCGCGACCGGCGGGAACGGCCTCGACGTGCTCGTCTACGGCGTCGTCCCGCAGGTGAAGCCGGCGTTCATCGGCATCACGACCTACCGCTGGGATATCAACGTCCGCGAGGCGACGATCATCGGCTTCGTCGGCGCGGGCGGCATCGGCGTCGAACTCAGCACGCAGATCAACTTCTTCAACTGGAACGGCGTGCTCACGATCCTGCTCGCCATCCTCGGGATCGTGATCGTGAGCGAGGTCGTCTCCGCGTACCTCCGGGGGAAGGTCAGGTGAGCGGCTACGAGGCGGTCGTCTTCGACATGGACGGGGTGCTCGTCGAGGGCTGGGGCACCCACCCCGCGGTCTACCGCGAGGCGGCCGACCAAGCGCTCTCCGAGCTCGGCGCCGAGGCGGTCGACGGGCAGCTTAAGACGCTCGGGGAGACGGCGTACTCCGAGACGACGGCCGGGGCCTGCCGCGACCTCGGGGTCGATCCCGAGGCGTTCTGGGAACGCAGGGAACACCACGCCTCCCGGCTCGCGAACGACCGGCTCGACCGCGGCGAGCGGTCGCTCTACGACGACGTAAACACGCTCACAACCCTCGCCGAGTCGCTTCCGCTCGGGGTCGTGAGCAACAACAGACACGAGACGGTCCGGTTCGTCGTCGAGTCACTCCTCCCCGCCCCGATCTCGGCCTACCGGGGCCGCGACCCGACCGTCGAGGGCTACCGGCGTCGGAAGCCCGACACACACTACCTGAACGCCGTCCTCCGCGAACTCGACGCCGAGGACGCGCTCTACGTTGGCGACCGGGAGACTGACGTCGAGGTCGCGGCGGGCGCTGGGATCGACTCGGCGTTCGTCCGCCGGACACACAACACGGACAGCACGCTCGCGCGCTCTCCGACCCACGAGATCGAGGGGCTCGACGCGCTCGTCGACGTGATCGATTCGACCTGATCAGTCGGGGTCGTAGCGGATCAGCTCGTCGGCTCGCGCGGCGAACCGCGCGGTCTCCCCGTCGAAGGAGTCGGCGTACCGGACCAGGAGGGTGATGAGCGTCTCCGGACGCTCGATCTCGGTCCCCTCCTCGCGGCTGAGCACGCCCGCTTCCGCCAGTTCCGAGAGCGTCCGGCTCACCGTCGCCCGGGAGACCTCGGCCCGCTGGGCGAGCGCGGTCCCCGTGGCGTCGGGATCGGCCAGCAGCGCGAGCACCACCGCTCGCGGCGTCTCCCGGCGGAGGTAGCCGAGCGCCGTCCGCTCGAACGCGGAGAACTGGCCCGTCGGGAAGTAGCGTCTGTACTCCCCGTCGGCGTGGCTCTCGATCGAGCCGGCGTCGACCAGCCGCCGGAGGTGGTGCTGGGTCTCGCCGGTGCCGAGCGAGAGGTCGTCGCGCACCTTCGAGAAGTGTGCGCCAGGCGTCGTCGTGAGGTAGCCGGCGATCGCACGCCGGGTGTCGTTTCCTTCGTTCGCCGACGCCTCGTCGCCGACCAGGCTCACGAGCGGGCTGGACGCTCCGAGCGCGGCGAAGCGCCTGAGCGTCGTCCGCTTCTCCCGGTCGACGCGCTCTGTCATCGAGACGTATACGGACGGGCCGTGTAAAACCGCTTCGACCCTCCGATCGGTTCCCTCCCGCCTAACGCTGCCTTACTGTCCGCCTATCGGGCTCAGTCGAGCTCCTTCTCGATCTCCTCGCCCATCTCCCCTTCCATCTCATCGACCTCATCGTCGAGGTCCGCCTCCACGTCGTCGAGCACCTCGTCGGCGCTCTCGATCGACGTCGGGTCCTGGCCCTCCTTGATCGCCTGGGCCTCCTGTTCCATCTTCTCCATCTGCTCGGCGCCGATCTCGGCCTCCTCGTCGATCTGGCCGAGCAGTTCGTCGATGTTATCGAGTCCGAGCAGTTCGCGCGTCTCGTCGTCGAAGCCCTGGCTGTCGAGCTGTCCCTCGTCGAGCTTCACGTCGCTGCCCGAGAGGTGCTTGCCGTACCGGCCCACCAGCGAGGTGAGCTCCTGAGGGAGGACGAACGTGGTGGACTCGCCCTGTCCGATCGCCTCCAGCGTGTCCATCCCGCGCTCGATGATCGCGCGCTCGCCCATCGACTCGGCGGATTTCGCTCGCAGCACGGTCGAGACCGCATCACCCTGGGCCTCTAAGATCTGGCTCTGTTTCTCACCCTGTGCGCGGATGATGTTCGACTGCTTATCACCCTCCGCCTTCTCGATCGCGCTCCGACGTTCACCCTGGGCCTCCAGGATCATCGCACGCCGCTTTCGCTCGGCGGAGGTCTGCTGCTCCATAGCGCGCTGGACGTCCTGGCTCGGATTCACTTCTCTCACTTCGACCGACTCCACGCGGATACCCCACTCGTCGGTCGGCTCGTCGAGCTCCTTTCGGATCTTCGCGTTGATCTCCTGGCGCTTGTTCAGCGTGTCGTCGAGCTCCATGTCACCCAGGACGGCCCTGAGCGTGGTCTGTGCGAGGTTCGAGACCGCCTTCTTGTAATCGTCGACCTCGAGGAACGCCTTCTTCGCGTCCATCACCTTGATGTAGACGACGGCGTCGGCGGTCACCGGCGAGTTGTCGCGGGTGATCGCTTCCTGGCGGGGGACGTCGAGGGTCTGTGTCCGCATGTCGAAGCGATGCGTCGCGCTCACGAACGGGGGGATGAAGTGGATCCCCGGGTCGAGGAGCTTCCGGTACTCCCCGAACACCGTCAGCGCGCGTTTCTCGGTCGCGTCCACGATCTCGACCATCTGCCAGACCGTGACGATGGCGAGAAACAGGATCAGAAGCCCCACGAACGCGAGCGTGAGTTCGACCTGCAGCGGTGCGAAGTTCATATCGACCAGTATGAACGACGGAGGTAAAAGGGTTCTCATGGACCGCACGACGGCGGCTCAGCCGGTCTCGTACTCGGTCTCGCGCTCGCCCGCCGGATCGACCGCGTCGACCGCCTCCTCTGGCTCGCGACCGCGCGCGAGTTCGCGGTCAATCTGGTCCTCGATCGCACCGAGCGCCTCGACGCGCACGACGTTTCCGCCGCCGGGATCGACGACGATCACCTCCTCGCCCTCGGGGATTTCGCTGTCGAACGACCGGGCGGCGTAGTGGGGGTTGAAGCCGCCGCTCTCGAGTTTTATCTCGCCGGAGGTCGGGGTGACGCGCTCGGTCACCCGGCCGGTACGACCCTTGAGCGAGTCCGAATCGCTGGTCCTGGCCGTCCCCTTCCCGCCGTAGAGGTCGAGTTCGCGGTAGGCGAACAGCGCGACGCCACCGATCAGCAGCACGAGCATCGCGAGCACTGCGGAGAGCACGACGCCGCCGATGAACTGCCCGAGGACCAGGCCCGCGAGCCCCGCGACGATCAGGGCCACGCCGAGGACGATGAGGTGGGCTCCGGGTGCGATCGCCTCGGCGACCGCGAGGATGACCCCGACGACGAGGAGGACGATGGGCAGCGACTCGCCCAGGATCTCTACCATAGCAGGAGGTTAGAACGCCAGCCGATTAACGTTTCCGTGCTTAGATGAGCCCGATCCCGTAGGCGATCACGCCGACCGTGAGCGCCACGCCGAGGACGACGAACAGCGCGTTCTCCGCGCGCACCTCCTGTGGTTCGATCTCCCGACGGATCGGCTCCGCTTCGTCCTCCGTCGTCTCCGCGTCCTCGGAGGCGTCCGCGTCCGCTTCGTCTTCGGGGTCGTCGAACTCGTCGACCGAAAACCGCCACTCCTCCTCGGAGTCCTCAGTCTCACTCATGCGGAAGGAAGGTGCCGTGGAGCCAAAAACCTTCCAGCCTCGCGGCGCTACCGCCGGTCCTCGCCCGCGAGTTCGCCCTCGTAGATCACGCCGCGCTCGCCGTCGACGGTGACGGTCGTCCCGCTCTCGACAGCCGAGAGGTCCGCGCCGCTCACCATCGGGATGCCGAGTTCGCGCGCGACCATCGCGGGGTAGCCGGTCATCCCCGGACGGGCGTCGACGATCCCCCGGACGTGATTGAGTGGGCCGGCGAACTCCGCGTCGAAACCCGGCGGGAGGGAGACGATCGCGCCCTCCGGAACCGACGAGAGGTCGCCGTCGGCCGAGTGGTGGAGGGGACCGGTCGCCCGCTTCGCGACGACGCTCGTTCCGGTCGCGAGCGTCTCGGCGGCGACGTGGACTTTCAGCATGTTCGTCGTGTTCGCCCGCTCGAGTTCGGTCATCATCCCCGAGAGCGCGACGACCGTGTCGCCGGTTTCGGCCGCCCCGACCGCGAGCGTCGCCCCGACCGCGGTGTCGATCACCTCGTCGGCGGTCATGTCCTCTAAGTTCGTGTACTGTGCCCGGACGCCCCACGTCAGCGCGAGCTTCCGCCGCACGTTCTCGTTGGGCGTCGCGGCCACCACCGGAACGCCGGGTCGGAACTTCGCGAGTCGCTCGGCGGTGTAGCCCGACTCGCTCACCGCGACGACCGCGCTCGCGTCGATGTCCCGTGCGAGGAATCGCGCCGACCGCGCGAGCGCCTCCGTGCGAGAGCCCTCCGCCGAGGTCGGCATCCGTCCCTCGCGGAGTTCGTCGTACTCGTGGCTCGCTTCGGCCTCGCGGACGATCCGGTCCATCGCCTCCACGACGCGCACCGGGTGCGCTCCGATCGCCGTCTCCCCCGAGAGCATCACCGCGTCGGTGCCGTCGAGCACCGCGTTCGCCACGTCTGAGGCCTCGGCGCGGGTCGGCCGTCGCGAGGCGACCATCGAATCGAGCATCTCCGTCGCCGTGATCACCGGCGTCCCCCGAGCCCGACACTTCCGGATGATCCGCTTCTGGACGATCGGGACGTCCTCCATCGGACACTCGACGCCGAGGTCGCCACGCGCGACCATCACGCCGTAGGAGGCCTCGATTATCTCCCCCAGGTTCTCGACCGCGTCGGCGCGTTCGATCTTCGAGACGATCGGGATGTTCGCACCCGCCTCCTCGAGTACCGACCCGACCTCGTAGACGTCCTCCGCGCCCCCGACGAAGCTCGCCGCGACGAAGTCCACGCCCATCTCCGCCGCGAGTTCGAGATCGGCTCTATCGGACTCGGTGACGACGTCGAGCGCTAAGTCGACACCCGGGACGTTCACCCCCTTACGGCTCCCGAGGTCACCGCCGCTCTCGACGCGGGCGGTGACGACCCCATCGTCGTTCGCCTCCACGACCGTCTCGATCAGGCCGTCGTCGAGCAGCACTTGATCACCGGGCTCGACCGCGTCGATCGGGAGCGAGAGACCGACCTCCTCTTCGGTCGCCTCCTCCCCGACGACGAACCGGACCTCGCTCCCCGCCTCCAGGCCGATCTCCCCCTCTATCGGCGCTGTCCTGACCTCCGGGCCCTTCGTGTCGAGCATCGCCGCCAGCGAGGTGTCGATCTCGCGGTCGACGGCCTGGATCCGCTCGATCAGCTCCCGCCGATCGTCGATCGTGCCGTGGCTCGCGTTCAGCCTGGCGACCGACATCCCCGCCCGTGCGAGGCGGGCGATCGTCTCCCGGTCGTCCGACGCCGGCCCGAGCGTACAGACGATCTTCGCGTTTCTCATACGGGGTGTAGATCACAACCCGGCAAAAAGACCAACGGTTACCCCGTTCCGAGTGAGGTTTTTCGGTCCCGGGAGTCGGACGATGGAGGTCGCCGCGACCGAGCGCGTTGCGGATTTAATTATGGCTGGTGGGCCCTCGTTGAATACCCAGTACTGGGATACGGGTGTTGCAGGGATTGGGTGGTTTCGCCTGTGGTCCGGTGAATCCGCCGATGCGTAGATATGCGAACTGACACTGTAATTCCTCCGGTTCCCAACAATGTTCGGAGCGTCGTGCGAGATGCACGAGCGCACCTTATTTCACCTAATCTTGCCTAAGGCTGTACGAATACTGTTGTATAATTTGTAATATGTGAAAATTTAACTTCGCCAGCATTATGACCTCGGCATCAATAGCGTTCGTCGATGGCCGACGAGGAACGACTAAAACGCGAATACAACCTTACCGGAACTCCCCGCCGAGGGATGAGTATCGCGACGATCGGCTTTTTCGTCTCGCTCACTGTCATCGTCTTTTACGGCGTTGCGGGCCCTACGTTTCAGGAATCACTGGGGCTGTCCGGCGCGATGCTCGGCTTGCTGTTGTCGTCCCCTCACATTACGAAAGCGCTGTTACGCATTCCGTTCGGGGCATGGGTGGACGACGCCGGTGGCAAAAAGCCGTTTCTCGTCCTTCTCATACTGACCTGTATCGGGATCGCTGGCTTGGTCGTCCTCCTTCTCGTCACGTACCCGGATAATTTCGGCTCACACCTCTACCCCCTCCTGTTGCTGTTCGGCATCCTGGCGGGCTGTGGTGGGGCGACGTTTTCGGTCGGGATCGCCCAGACCTCCTACTGGTACCCGAGTGACCAACAGGGATACGCGATGGGGGTCTTCGCCGGTGCCGGCAACATCGGGCCGGGAATTGCCAATTTCGCGATGCCGATTGCGATCGGGGCAGCTGGATTGACGCTGGCCTACGCCGGCTGGTTCGCAGCAATGGTACTTGTCACGGTGTTTTACGCCGTCTATGCGGTCGATTCGTACTATTTTCAGCTGCGGAAGGATGGGGTTAACCGGGAGAAAGCGAAAACGGTCGCGTCCGAGCTCGGTCAAGACGTCTTTCCAGCGGGCAGTACCAAGGAATCGTTGAAGAAATCCTCCTCAAACAAAAAGACCTGGGCGCTCGTGTTCATGTACACGATCTCCTTCGGAGGTGGGTTTACGGCCCTCTCTACGTGGTATCCGACGTACTGGAATCAGTTTCACGAATTCAGTCTAACGATAGCTGGCCTGTTAGCCGGTATCTTCGTTGTCTACGGCTCGCTAATCAGAATTCCTGGAGGCTCGCTGAGTGATCGGTTCGGGGGAGAGAACGTCGGGATCGTCAGCTTCGCGATCATGGCCATTGGAGGGGTGATCGTCATGTTTTCACAGGCGTTCGTCCCGGCCTTTGTCGGGATGATGGTGATCGGAACCGGGATGGGGATCGTGAACGCTGCGATTTTCGAGCTGGTACCCAAGTACGTGCCGGAGGCGGTCGGCGGTGCATCAGGCTGGATCGGTGGGATCGGCGGTACTGGAACGCTCGTGATTCTCCCCGTACTTGGCGTGTTCGTCGACCTCTACGGCGTGGTCGGCTATGCCTGGGGCTTTGTCCTCTTCGCCGTCCTGAGTACGATCTGCGTGGGAGTCATGATCGTGCTCAAATACACCGTGTCGGAACCCGAAGGCGGGGAAGGGATCGAGGATACCCCAGTTCACTGATCGACCGAGCTACTCGTTGGCCCGTCGGGCGATCATCACCGAGACGGGTGCGTTCCGAAGAACACGTTCGGCAACACTGCCGAGCAGGATTCGGGAGAGACCGGAGCGGCCGTGGCTCCCGATAACGATATGATCGATATCATTGGCTTTAGCGTAACGAATGATCTCCTCCGCAGGCTGTCCGGTCTCGAGGACGGTTTCCAATGACACGTTGTATTCGTCGGCGGCGTTCTGGGCTTCTTCGAAGAGTTCCATCGCGTCTTCTTTCTTGGCTTCGTAGAGACTCTCTGCAGCTCCGCCTTCGGGGCCGTGAGTGAAGTCAGCGGTATCGACGACATGCAGGAGAATGATTTCATCGGCGTTGAATGCCTCGAGTGCTTCTTTGAGTGCATATCGAGCGGGTCCTGAATCATCATACGGGACGAGGATCCGTTCGTTCATGGGGAGTGGTAGCGCCGGAACCGTGTTAAATGATCGGCATTTCTTTCAGGAACATAGTCAGTCGCAGCTTGATATCGCCTTTCAAACATCATGAATGGCTTACGTTTGATACCCCCGCTTCTCAGTGCAGCACTCATCCTTTCTATACATCTATCAGACTTGATAGCCAGCAGAGAGGGCTACTACCGATAACTACACCTCCTGCACTAATCGATTCGGATGAGAACAGGAGATCCGGTCTGCGAACCGTCGCGTACCTCGCTCAGAACAGGTACTAGGAGAATCACCGTCAACGATCCGAATAACAGAAGACTACACGAAAATCCGAACTACCCCACGATCAGCGGACCTTCTCGCCCGGTTTCGCGTCGCCGTGGGTCGTGAGCAGGTCGGCCTCCTCGCCGGCCGCGAGCACCATCCCGTTCGACTCGACGCCGAACAGTTCGGCCTTCTCGATGTTCGCGAGCAGGACGACCGTCTCACCCGGAAGCGTATCGAGGTCGTGGAGCCGTTTGATCCCCGCGACGACCTGGCGCGTCTCGACGCCGATGTCGACCTCGAGCCTCGCGAGGTCGTCCGCGCCGTCGATCCCCTCGGCGGCGACCACCTCGCCCACGCGGATGTCGAGGTCCTGGAACTCCTCGAAGCCGATCCTGTCCTCGACGAGCGGTTCGAGATCCGCCGCCTCGACCGGCTCCTCCTCGGCGTCCTCCTTCAGCGTCGGAGCCTCGTCGGCGTCCGCCTCGTCCGCTCGGTCGTCCGTAGCGGCGGCGATCTTCTCCTCCAGCGTCGCCTCGAGGTCCGACACCCGATCGTCCTCGACCTTCTCGAAGAGCGCCTCCGGTTCGTCGAACTCGGAGGGCGGGGCCTCGAACGCCGCGTCGAGCGAGACCGTTTCTATCGAACCCTCCTCGCCGAGGCCCTCCCAGAGCGTCGCCGCCTTTCCGGGAGCGACGGGGTAGAGCAGCACGGCGACGGCCTTCGCCAGCTGGACACAGTCGCGAATCACCCGCGCCGCGCGTTCGGGATCGTCGTCGACGAGGTTCCACGGCTCGTTGCGCTGGATGTACTCGTTCCCGACGCGGGCGAGTGAGAGCGCAGCCTGGCCGATCGCCCGTACAGAGTACTCGTTGACCGCCTCGCCGAAGTTCGAGAGGGCGCCCTCGATCTCGCGTTCGATCTCCGGAGAGACCTCGACGTCCGGTGTGCCGTCGTAGGTGCGATGAGCGAACAGCAGGCTCCGGTAGAGGAAGTTGCCGATCGTCCCCACGAGTTCGCCGTTGACCCGGTCCGCGAACTTCTCCCAGGAGAAGTCGACGTCCTGCTGGAAGCCGCCGTTGGTCGCGAGGTAGTACCGGAGGAGGTCGGGGTGAAAACCCTCGTCTAAGTACTCTCTCGCCCAGATCGCCCGGTTGCGCGAGGTCGAGAGTCCCTTCCCGTCGATCGTGATGAAGCCGGTCGCACAGACCGCTCTCGGAGCGGTGTAGCCCGCGGCCTCGAGCATCGCCGGCCAGAAGACCGTGTGGTGCTGGATGATGTCGCGGCCGATCACGTGGACGATCTCGCCGCCTTCCTTCCAGACCTCCTCCCAGTCGTACTCGTCCACGCCGACGCGCTCGGAGTACTGTTTCGTGCTCGCGACGTACTCGATCGGGGCGTCGACCCAGACGTAGAGGACGAGGTCTTCTTCCTCCTCGCCGGGGTAGTCGATCCCCCAGTCCATGTCGCGGGTGATACACCAGTCCTGCAGGCCGTCCTCGATCCACTGTCGGGGCTGGTTCCGGGCGTTCGAGGTCCCCTCGAGACCGTCCAAGAACTCCGTGAGGTACTCCTCGAAGGCCGAGACGCGGAAGAACTTGTGCTCTCTGTCCCGGTACTCCGCCGGGTTACCGGTGATCGCCGAGACCGGCTCCTCGATCTCGCCTGGTTCTAAGTGTCTGCCACAGCCCTCGTCACACTCGTCGCCGCGGGCGTGCTCGCCACAGTACGGACAGCTCCCCTCGACGAACCTATCGGGTAAGTACTGTCCGGCCTCCGGGTCGTAGGCGACCTTGATCGCCTTCTCGTAGACGTGGCCTCCTTCCTCAAGCGTGCGGACGATCTCCTTCGTCAGTTCGGTGTTCGTCTCGTCGTGGGTGTGGCCGTAGTTGTCGAAGTCGACGTTGAACCGGGGGAACGTCTCCCGGTACTGCTCGTGGTAGGCGAGCGCGAACGTCTCCGGGTCGGTTCCCTCCTTCGCGGCGTTCACCGCGATCGGCGTGCCGTGCATGTCCGAGCCACTGACGTAGATCGCGTCCTGGCCGAGGCGTCGCAGCGCGCGGGTGAACACGTCTGCGCTGACGTAGCCCCTGAGGTGGCCGATGTGGAGGTCGCCGTTCGCGTACGGCAGTCCACAGGTGACGACCGCCGGTCGGTCCGTCGGGAAGTCCTCTCTCATCGTTCTCGTCTGCCCCCTCGTCGGTGTGCGGGTAAAGCCCGCTGGTTTCGGTTCATGCTGTGTGTGCTGTGGTGTTCTCGGCGAGCGATCGGATCGAAAACGAACGACGCACGGTTTCACCCGCCCCAGCGCCGGTATGACCCGGCTCGGTGGCGAGTCCTTCCGGACGACGACGCGAGTCGCCTCGCGTGACTCTCACCGCATGCGCATGTGGAGGCCGCCCGTAAGAGCCGTCACGTACACGGCTACCCGTCCGTCCGCTCGATAAAAAACCTCGCGGTCGGTCACGCGCCCCGAACGACTACGATGGGGTTATGCGTTGCGTACGACAGGGGGTGCAGAGCGACACCACACGGGGGCTACGAGAGGCGTCCTCTCCCCGGCCACATCGGTCACGATCGAGAAATCGCTCTACGTCGCGGTGCGTTCGGCGTCGGGGCCGTCGGGTTCGGCCTCCGTACGGTCCTCTCGCCGATCCCGGTCGTCGGCCCGCTGCTCTCGTCGGTTATCGTGTCGCCAACGCTCGTCGGCGTCCCGTTCGGTGTCACCGAGCCGGTGTCCGTCGCGGGCGTCGTCGGTCTCCTCGGACTCCTGTTCGCGTTCTCGGTGGGACGTGCCCATCTGAGCGTATCACGCGGCCCACTACGAGGCGCGCACCACCGCCGTGTGAGGTGGGTGAGGACCGTTTCGGAGGGTCCAGTCCGCGATCGAGCCCACCGAACCGGGCGGCCTGCACACACCGGCCCGGAACCTATCCGGGGCCGGCCCCTCGTCGGGAGTGCATGGAACTACTCAACTCGAACGCCGACGACGAGCCGGAGCAGGCCGAGGACGCCGACGAGACGACAAACGAGAACGAGTCCACCCTGGCGGAGTCAGAGGACGCCTACGACGCGGCCGCCGACCCGATCGCGGTCGCCGCGGGTGCGTCGGTCGCGCTCTCGTGGTTCCTCTTCTACGTGAAGGGCGACAAGGAAGCGGGCATCTTCGTCGGCCTTTGGGCGCCGACGCTGCTGAGTGCCGCGGGCTACTTCGAGCAGCTCTCGATCTCCGAGACGCTCGAGAAGGGCCTCTCGTTCCGCTAGAAGGACAACGCTCGAGCTGGGGACGATTCGATCTTTCCGGTTTCACTCGCCCTTGAGCAGCGCCCGCGT
This region of Halalkalicoccus sp. CGA53 genomic DNA includes:
- the phnC gene encoding phosphonate ABC transporter ATP-binding protein, coding for MLVVEDLRKTYDTGDEALKGVSMEVTGNEVVSIIGPSGAGKSTFIRCINRLTEPTGGRVILDDTEITALSKKELRKARRDMGMIFQEYALVERLTVMENVLSGRLGYTSSFDAFRRKFAGEDVSRARATLDRVGLAGMEDKRADELSGGQRQRVGIARAVIQRPKILLVDEPTSSLDPESSRAVMDLLTEVAADEDIPVLINIHEVDLAVEYADRIHGLADGRKVFEGTPDELDDRALDTVYRGEKPAESGDAESRTETEERGATEEKARRGAH
- the phnE gene encoding phosphonate ABC transporter, permease protein PhnE; the encoded protein is MADASPDPIADGMGYSGEWSRPTVFYNTTVKWLVYLALVLFVLGNIWAVRISFDRLLLGIDNASILVSSMLPPYFGASIYSHGIVVNDDAMRIWNGMVETVAMSFVATAVGVVISIPIAVMAAENLVPRPVYYVGRGILSISRAFHELVVAIIVVVGFGFGALAGVIALVFATPGFLSKLLAEDLEDINETQVDAIRATGANRLQVLAYGVLPQVVPRIVGLTIYRWDINVRAATILGVVGAGGIGNVLIRSFDRYDYAYSAAIILAIIAVVMVGEVLSALARRRLQ
- the phnE gene encoding phosphonate ABC transporter, permease protein PhnE, giving the protein MAGEYSASWQRHDPVRRIARFAALLGALVVVVASWSALNVRYDYVATAPREMRNIFVRMYPPDAAYTGEIVWPLIHTVNIAVIGTMFAVLMALPIAYIGADNTTPNRITYALGKFLIVASRSVHVIIWALIFVVVFGTGTLAGIFAVAFRSIGFVAKLLAEEIEEIDPSSVEAIRATGGNGLDVLVYGVVPQVKPAFIGITTYRWDINVREATIIGFVGAGGIGVELSTQINFFNWNGVLTILLAILGIVIVSEVVSAYLRGKVR
- a CDS encoding HAD family hydrolase, which translates into the protein MSGYEAVVFDMDGVLVEGWGTHPAVYREAADQALSELGAEAVDGQLKTLGETAYSETTAGACRDLGVDPEAFWERREHHASRLANDRLDRGERSLYDDVNTLTTLAESLPLGVVSNNRHETVRFVVESLLPAPISAYRGRDPTVEGYRRRKPDTHYLNAVLRELDAEDALYVGDRETDVEVAAGAGIDSAFVRRTHNTDSTLARSPTHEIEGLDALVDVIDST
- a CDS encoding winged helix-turn-helix transcriptional regulator; its protein translation is MTERVDREKRTTLRRFAALGASSPLVSLVGDEASANEGNDTRRAIAGYLTTTPGAHFSKVRDDLSLGTGETQHHLRRLVDAGSIESHADGEYRRYFPTGQFSAFERTALGYLRRETPRAVVLALLADPDATGTALAQRAEVSRATVSRTLSELAEAGVLSREEGTEIERPETLITLLVRYADSFDGETARFAARADELIRYDPD
- a CDS encoding SPFH domain-containing protein, translated to MNFAPLQVELTLAFVGLLILFLAIVTVWQMVEIVDATEKRALTVFGEYRKLLDPGIHFIPPFVSATHRFDMRTQTLDVPRQEAITRDNSPVTADAVVYIKVMDAKKAFLEVDDYKKAVSNLAQTTLRAVLGDMELDDTLNKRQEINAKIRKELDEPTDEWGIRVESVEVREVNPSQDVQRAMEQQTSAERKRRAMILEAQGERRSAIEKAEGDKQSNIIRAQGEKQSQILEAQGDAVSTVLRAKSAESMGERAIIERGMDTLEAIGQGESTTFVLPQELTSLVGRYGKHLSGSDVKLDEGQLDSQGFDDETRELLGLDNIDELLGQIDEEAEIGAEQMEKMEQEAQAIKEGQDPTSIESADEVLDDVEADLDDEVDEMEGEMGEEIEKELD